The sequence below is a genomic window from Leptolyngbyaceae cyanobacterium.
ATTCAGGAGTCAGGAGCCAGGAGCCAGAATAGTTACCAAAAGAGGAATCGATAGTAGTGATATTTGGAGAATTTCAGTCAGCTTGACTCTTAAAGTCTTTTTAATTCTGAATTCTGAATTCTGAATTCTGAATCCTTACTAAAGTACTTGTGTTTACGTCTAATACCATTTATTGATGAAGATGCAACTAATTAGCCTGCTGCCGGCAGGCTTTGTTCTGGTAGCCCCAGGCTTCTAGCCTGTGGGGCAATAAAGCGCAACTTCATAAAGAATTGGTATAATTCAGACTTTCTTCTTGAACATTAAATCTTTTAAGCTAGTATGAGTTATGACAGCACCCTCAAATACTTAATCGAAGAATATCCCCAAGCAATTATTGAATGGTTGCTTAACATCACTATTTCCGAACAGCCGGAATTACTCAATACTGAACTAAACTTAGAACCTATCCGTGCTGATGGAGTATTTTTCTTAAAAATTACCAATAAAATTGTTCATTTAGAATTTCAGACTGCACCTCAATCAAAACCCCCTCTACCGTTGCGAATGCTAGATTATTGGGTAAGATTATATCGCCAATATAATACTAGCATTGAACAAATTGTTATCTTCTTAAAACCTACAACTTCAGAGGAAGTATTGATCAATGAATTTAGAACTACTAATACTTTTCACCGTTATCGAGTTTTGAGAATTTGGGAATGTGACCCCCAACCCTTATTAGTAACGCCAGCACTATTACCTTTAGCTGTACTAGCTAAAACTGATCATCCAAACACAATATTAGAACAAGTCTCAGCGAAAGTAAATATAATAGAAGATAGAAGACAGCAAATTAACGTCTCAGCCTGTGTTCAGCTTCTAGCTGGAATTAAGTTTGATGCCAATTTAATTAACGCCTATTTCCGGGAGGATATTATGCAAGAATCTGTCGTGTACCAAAAAATTGTTCAAGAAGGTTTAGAACAAGGAAGACGTTCTGAAGTTAAATTAATTCTGCGATTACTTCAGCGTCATTTGGGAAAAATAAGTCCTGAAAGCCAAAATCAAATTCAAGATTTATCTTTTACCCAATTAGAAGATTTAGGAGAAGCCTTATTAGATTTTCAAACAGAAACAGACCTGATTAATTGGTTAACTGTGAACTGTTCTTAAAAATCAATTTCAAAAGTGATAACAACATGAAATATCATTAACAAAAATCTATTCTCTTTTTTGGGAGGATATTATGCAAGAATCTGTCGTGTACCAAAAAATTATTCGAGAAGGTTTAGAACCAGGAAGACGTTCTGAAGTTAAATTAATTCTGCGATTACTTCAGCGTCATTTGGGAAAAATAAGTCCTGAAAGCCAAAATCAAATTCAAGATTTATCTTTCACCCAATGATTGAGTTTTAATTCTCTTTTTAAAGAATATATGACTAAATACAGCAGGGAACAGGGAACTCTTAACAGGGAACAGAGTTAAAAGTCTATTAGCACAAGGCTTTTTTCCTAAAGTTTGTACCTCGTTTACCCAAAATCTGCTGTATATTTAAACTTATTTAATTGCATAAGTATATACTTATTCTAAACAGGGGTCAATACCTTCTAAAATCCTCTTTGCTTTAGTTTTATATTTTCGCATTCCATAAAAGCGTGAACTAATACCAATTCACTAAAAGATTGTAACAGATATAAATCGTCAAACCCTTGTCAAATCTGGTATTTCCCATTTTGAATTTTGTTGGCGAAGCCTTGCCGAAGGCTATTTTGAATTTTGAATTGGTATAAACCCTCCCCTCTCTCCCCCTGTCTGCCCCAATTTGCAACTCTTATTGGTCTAAAAGCTTAATTCTTCTTGTGGTGAGAGCGTTTGTGCGTTAGCAACACCCCGTGCCAAACAAAATTGTTCCATTGCTTTGGTTTGGCTTTGCAAGTCATCTTTCTGGTTATTGGAAGAAACCCGGCAGTATATCACTATTTTGTGAGGATATTTACCTGTTTTGATGCAATTCAGTGTAGACGCGCTGATTACCTATAGTCCTTTCGGGAATTAATTTACCTTATTGTTCCCATCGACACAGTGTGGAAGCTGATACTCCCACCAAATCACCAAATTCTGAGACTTTCCACATTAAACTTGCTCATCATGCCTAATTATAAGCAAGTTTAGCTAATAATTTTCCGATTTAGTCTTCCTCTTTGAGCAGGAACACAGGATTTTTACCCGGAAGACTACAAATGTTAGCTGTAAACCTCAATAAATGAGAGTTAAATATTGTTACTGCTGTCTAAGTATTCTCAAATCTAATGCTAAGAATCAGTAAAAATCAATACTTTTTCTTAAACATTTTTTTAGCTTTCAAATTAACTTTCAATGAGCTTTGAAAATATTGGTGACGGCGGTGAATGTGTTTGGTACATTATATACAGTGCTAAATTTAGTTTAACAAGTAAATTTTTGCAGCCTGAAGATTAAAGTATAACTGTTTACCAAAGTAAAGCAGGGTTATACCCCTCACGGATCTCACAAATGGGAGTAATCATGCAACTAGAGGTTGACGGTCGAGAAGTGGACAATGCTATAAAAGCATCAGGTTTTAAATGCAAAATCGAGAAAACTAAATTTACATGACCAGTCTCTCTGACTAGCCAAAGTTAAACTTGGCTTTAAGAGAAAACCCTGATCGGATGCAGTTGATAAGCAATGCTAAAGCCAGCACTGCTGAACAGTTTTAAGCAGATGGGTCAAGAGTGATGAATATAGCTGACACCTCAAACAACGGAAATGAGATTGAACCCTTAAATTCTGCTGATGCGCCACCACCAGAGGAGGCGAGTTCTTCCCTGTACCCAGTTGTGCATGATCAAGATATGGCTGCGAGCAATTTACCGCTACTGAAACCAGCCGCAGATCAGGTGTATGAAACCGCAGTATTGGAAAATGCGGAGGATAGCACCCCACAAGACTGGGTGGCGGAACCTGATAGTGCAGAACAAGCGTTTGTAGATGCCGAATTCCAAAAGTTAGTGACGTTAAATGAAGAGTTACGTAACGCTAATAATGAGTTGTATGCTTCCGTGGAGAAGTTAAAGCAGGAATTGGCGGAGGCTGATCGGATTTTACAATGGCAAAAGACTCGCTCTAGTGTTACTGAGTCGATGTTAAACCAACAAACTCAAGAATTAAGTGCAGCCCAAGAGCAAATTCAGTCTTTATTCCAACAGTTAGAAACGAGTGTACAAACTGTACAACACCAAGAACTTTGTATTGAAACCTACAAAGCACAACTGCAAATTAGTCAACAGCGTTTAGCACAATTAGAGCGGGAATGTTCGTTGTTGCAAACTAATTATCATGAACAGTCCCAACAGTTGTTACAGTCAGAAAGTACCTGTCGGGAGTTGCGGTCTAGACTGATGCGCCAGCAGCGCCAAACTTTACAATTTAAGGCGGCGTTAGAAAAATGCTTAGATACGCCTGTACCACCGCACTACGACACTTTAGACGATAGTAACCAGAATTTCCCAAGTTTTCATAATCACATTGTGGGGCAGTCTCGATTTTCTCGTAAAGCGCGATCGCTCTTCCCCAATGCACAGCCGATTAAACCTTGGTCAGCAGACTCAGATCAAGGCAGCCAGACTTTTCATTCTTGGCTAGAACCGACTTTTACACCTCCATCTCAAAGCAGTTATCCCACCACACCTTTCCCAACGCCGGAAAATGGGACAGAGGAACAAGAAAAACACACATCACCTCAACCAAGCCCATCACCAGTAGATGAGGAAGAGAACAAATCAACATCCTCTACGGCTCATTCTCCAGAGCTTGATCAACAGCTAGAAAGTTTGATTCAAATCTTTTTTGCTTCGGGGCAGGAGTCAACCACTCCAGTACCTAGAGAATCTGCCACACCTGTTGTGGATAATTTCACGCCAACTGTCGAAAAAGACAACAAAGCACCAGAGCAGCCACCCAAGCAACCAGAGACAGAAATTAATCCGGCTGTAACTACTTATAACTCTTGGCCATTAGATTTTACCTTGTCATTAACTCAGGAACCGCCAGTCAATAGTAGTTCTCCACAATCTCAAAATGATCATGGAGAACTTGAGGACTACTGGGCAGATATTGCCACGCCACCACAGCCAAAATTACCGCTCACTGATTTACCAAAAGAATCAGTCATGGAAAAAGGTAATACTAAATCACCTTCACCGTTGATTTATCCACAACGTCCACCAAAGGGGCGGAAGTCCTTAGCATCTGTAGAGTTACCAAATTTCCGCCCAAAGAGTCAGTAGGTTAAAGGCGGTGAGCAGTTAGCCATCAGCCATCAACTCAAATCCTACTTGACCAATTTTGAATTTTGAATTTTGAATTGTGAATTGGTATAGTGACTCGTTTCCGGGTGAAACTGGATTACTTGCTGACGCGATCGCGGTTTTCCTGTGGTAATTGCATAGTTAATGGCCACTAATTGTAACCACAATCCAGGGAAAGATGGTTCTAGCCAAGATTGGCTGATTTTGAGGAACTGTGGCAACCATCCACCTACAACCAAACTGACTAAAGCATGGCGACTATAGTTAAAATAGTTACCTAACCATCTTAATAAATCCCTGAATCCGGCCAATTGCCAAATCCAGATGAGCAACGCCGGATTTTTGAAGGCAGCTTTTAGGGCTAGACGGTTAAAAGTAAACCAATCACAGCGATCTTTGATAAAGTTATCGGCTATCTCCGGCGGTTCATCTGCTAATAAACCAAAGAAGGTATTAAGCATGGCGTTGATGCGTTGAGGAGGGATGAACTTCCCAGTAGGAACCATCATGCCCTTAGAGAATAGCCAGGTGATGGAAACGTTGCTTTGATAGGCACGAATTTTATTGAGATGGGAAGAAGTGAGTAAATCGTGTTTGAGGGCAATATCTAGCAAAGTGGTGAGACGTTCCAAGTTACGGACAAGAGAACCAAACCCAGTGAAAACCAGAGGAGATTGGAGGGAAGCAGCATCACCAATAGAGATTAATCGATCAAAAGCTACAGTGCGATCGCTACTACTCACACTAAAATGCCCCGGAATATAGCCAAAAGTTGGTTTTTTCCAAACTAGCTGATCTAAATCACAACGCCGATACTCCGGCAGAATGGTAAAAAAGTCCTCATACATTTCTAGCAAAGAGCCAGGGTTTTGAGCATTTACTTCATGGTAGTGGAAGAGATAAATTGTCAGTTCCTGCCCCTTACCAGGAAATAATTCCCAAATCAACTGTCTACCTCGTGAAATATCCCCGTGACTGTAGAGAACATCCCCATACTGTGCATCCCAAACACCAGGCTCAAAGCCTTCAACTATTGCCCCCACAGTTGGACATACACTATCAAACGCTCTACCGCCATTTAACTGCCAAGCAATAGGCGAAGCTGTTCCCATCGCATCTACCAGCAAGCGCCCACTTACCTGTGTTTCTTCACCACTGATTAAACTCTTGACAGTAACTACAACTTGTGTATTATCAATATCTGCCCGAATGAACTCTGTTTCATCCCAAATATCACCACCAGCAGTTTGTAGCTTTTTCCCGCACAATTGCAACAGCTTTTCGGAATCTAAAGCCAGATTTAGCACTGTTGGCGTGTGTAAAACAGGTGCTTTGAGATGAGAGGGATTATTGGCATCAAAAAACTTATTAAAACCATCTTTGTATTCTCTGGCAATAATGCCTTCCACCTCAGCCGCAGTCAGCAAACCCAAATTAATCAAACTTTGGATTTCATCACGGGAAATATTCCATTCCCGATTCATGCGCCCAAAGGGTAAACGCTCAATTAGCAGCACTTTATAGCCTAATTGCGCCATCGCCGCCGCATGAATCGAACCTAAAGCACCGCCGATGTAGATCAGGTCGTATTGGGGGGATGAGGGGGATGAGGGGGAAATGTTACCTTCTACTTCCTGCCTCCTGCCTCCTGCCTCCTGCCTCCTGTCTTGCGAAAACACTACCTGACGGGGCTTTTGGGGATTTTTTACTCCTTCCCGCCAGCGTTGTTCCCACCAATAAGCCCGTCTGAGGTCATATTCCCCATGAGGCATTTTCTGAAAATACTTGACAGTTAGGGGATAATAAGATTCCAGCTCTGCGAAAATCGACTTTTGCCAATTAATTGCAGGTGGTTTCGGGTAGTGATGGGGAAAACTGCTTCTAATGCCTGTAGTGAGACGGTGTAGAATTTGTCCCTCATTGGGAAAGGGTCGATTGCCCCAACGAAACACTTTAAGGTAAGTAGTGCGTTGCACCGACCAAACAAACACAGATAACTCATCTGGCAAACCTTCCGAAACAGAACCGCCAGGAGTGGTATTTTTTACGGGGTTTCGTAAGCAAAAACCTGTTGGGGTCAGTATTTTTTCGCCATACTCTGGGGCAAAATCTGTTTGTAGCCAAGTACGTACAGCCGCCGTATCGGGAGTAGGAATTTCTAAATAAAGGATTTCCTGCATTGTCCGCTAATATCTCCTCTTAATCTACTCTCCCAGACAGATTTGGCGCAGGTAGAAAGTAGGCTACACTCCGCCCTAACAGTTGCATATAGCTTCGGTGTTCGCCCAGCGTCTCTTTCGCCAAGCGTTCCGGGGCAAAAAGAAGAAATTCTATTAGTTTGTCAAGTTTATTGTTCATGTTGTAAATTTTGTGAACCCACGCCATGAATTATCCCATCCCAGATAGTCCCCAAGAAATTGTCGCCTTGCGACAACAACCGGTTGATGAAGAACTGGTAGCTGCGGTAATTGCTGGAGTAGTTAGAGTTGTTCGCGCTCAGGGTCAATCTTTAGAAGAGTTAACTGCTGAGGTGTTAGCAGATGACCCAGTATTAGATCGTAGTCAACGCCGTTGGTTGAGCAAGGTCATTGCTCAAGCTTGGGAAAAATTTCCTTAAGGTTTAGGTTTTGAGTTAAATTGCTGACTCGCTATTTTAATTTTTTCAGGTGTGGGAGCGGAAATATAGCGATCGTTAGGAATTTACGTATACAGCAGGGAACAGGGAACAGAGTTGAAGTCTCTTGGTATATGGCTTTGTTCCTAAAATTTGTACCTCATTTACCTAAAATCTGCTGTAAGTCATTAATTGACTTTTGTAGGGCAGGCATCTTGCCTGCCATCAAAGTGTTAGTAACGGTTAACTCGAAGCTGTTAAAGCTGTTTCGGCTTGGAAATGTAAAAGTAAGCCATATTCCAAACCTTCTACTACTGCTTGATAGGAAGCTTCTAAGATATTTGTGGATACTCCTACGGTTGTCCAGCGTTGTAGACCACTGCCTGATTCTACCAACACGCGAGTTTTGGCGGCTGTTCCTGTGTGTCCATCCAGAATTCTGACTTTGTAATCTGTCAACTCAAAATCGGCAATTTGGGGGTAAAAGTTGACTAAGGCTTTACGCAGTGCGGCATCTAAGGCTGCGACTGGGCCATTACCTTCGGCTGCTTCCAAAATATTCTTCCCGTTCACAGCTACCTTAATGGTGGCTAGAGAGTTAGTGGTTTCTTTCCCTTCGACTAAATCACAGTGTACTTGAAAGCCTTGGACTTCAAAAAACTGTTGACGTTTACCCAAAGCCTGATACATTAACAGGGTAAAACTAGCTTCTGCGGCTTCAAACTGATAACCAGCATTTTCTAATTCTTTCAGTTTTTGCAGAATTAATTTGGTTTGGGGGTGTTCTTTTTCTAATTCCAAACCTACAGAACGAGCTTTAGCTAAGACATTACTCATTCCCGACTGTTCAGAAATGACGATGCGGCGACGGTTTCCGACTTGTTCGGGCTGGATATGTTCATAAGTTAAGGGGTTACGTTCTACTGCTGATACATGAATGCCACCCTTATGAGCAAAAGCAGAACGACCTACAAAGGGTGCATGTTCATCTGGAGAAAGGTTAACTACTTCACTGACAAAGCGGCTGGTTTCTGTGAGTTGACTAAGCTGGTGTTCAGCTATACAGCTATAACCGAGTTTGAGTTGTAAATTGGGAATCAGAGAACACAGGTTAGCATTACCACAGCGCTCGCCATAGCCGTTAATTGTCCCTTGTATCATGGTAGCTCCTGCCGTTACCGCCGCTAGAGCATTGGCCACTGCTAAATCACAATCGTTGTGCGTGTGGATACCGATTTGGGGGCTGGAAAATTGGCTATTAACATCTTGAACGATCGCTACTATTTCCTGGGGTAAAGTCCCGCCGTTGGTATCACACAACACTAACCATTCTGCCCCGGCAGTTAAGGCAGTATCTAATGTCTGCAATGCGTATTCTGGATTTTGTTTGTAGCCATCAAACCAATGCTCTGCATCATAGATTACTCGCCGCCCTTGAGCGCGAAGATATTCAATGGTATCGCGGATCATGGCAAGATTTTCTTCTAAACTGGTCTTGAGTCCTTCTGTGACGTGTAAATCCCAAGATTTGCCAAAAATTGTCACCCAGCGAGTACCTGCGGCCAGAATTGCTTGCAACATTGGTTCATCAGCCGCGATCGCCCCTGGTCGGCGAGTTGAACAAAAAGTAACAATTTCTGCCTGTTTGAGCGGATTTTCTTGGAGTTGCCAGAAAAATTGTACATCTTTAGGATTAGCACCAGGCCAACCGCCTTCAATGAAGGGAATCCCTAGTTGATCCAGTCTATAAGCAATGCGTAATTTATCTTCTATGGACAATGACATACCTTCTCTTTGTGTACCATCCCGAAGAGTGGTGTCATAGAGCCAAATGTGGGGTGAGGGATTTGTGGTCATATGACTGAGACCTAAGATACAACTATGGAGGTGCTGTGCGAATATACAACCAGAAGCCAGTTTGATTCAGTGAAATATGCCCAAGGTACTAGCTCAAGGTAAAACAATCGAGTGCAAAAACCAAGCTAATTTACGTAAATTATTAATAAAAAATGGGGTCAACCCCCACAATGGAGGTGCTGAGGTGATCAATTGTCGTGGAATTGGCACTTGTGGCACTTGTGCAGTTAAGGTAGAGGGCGAAGTTTCCGCAGCAAATTGGCGCGACAAAACTCGGCTTTCTCTTCCTCCCCATTCTCCTGAAGCTGACTTGCGTTTAGCTTGTCAAACTAGGGTTTTAGGGGATGTAAGAGTAACTAAGTTTAATGGATTTTGGGGTCAAGGTTCTCAAGTAGTTTGGTCACCAGAAGGTTAAAAAGGAGAGTAACAAGATGGGTAGATGGACACCCCTAATTTTAATGGCCGGAGGCGTGGCGATTTTGCTGGGTACGTTACTTGGGATTAATTTTCCCATGGGCGGACAGCAAAACGCAAATCTTCCCTCTAGTCGTAAATCG
It includes:
- a CDS encoding Rpn family recombination-promoting nuclease/putative transposase: MSYDSTLKYLIEEYPQAIIEWLLNITISEQPELLNTELNLEPIRADGVFFLKITNKIVHLEFQTAPQSKPPLPLRMLDYWVRLYRQYNTSIEQIVIFLKPTTSEEVLINEFRTTNTFHRYRVLRIWECDPQPLLVTPALLPLAVLAKTDHPNTILEQVSAKVNIIEDRRQQINVSACVQLLAGIKFDANLINAYFREDIMQESVVYQKIVQEGLEQGRRSEVKLILRLLQRHLGKISPESQNQIQDLSFTQLEDLGEALLDFQTETDLINWLTVNCS
- a CDS encoding DUF4351 domain-containing protein — protein: MQESVVYQKIIREGLEPGRRSEVKLILRLLQRHLGKISPESQNQIQDLSFTQ
- a CDS encoding recombinase family protein, giving the protein MIYCRVSSNNQKDDLQSQTKAMEQFCLARGVANAQTLSPQEELSF
- a CDS encoding flavin-dependent dehydrogenase, whose protein sequence is MQEILYLEIPTPDTAAVRTWLQTDFAPEYGEKILTPTGFCLRNPVKNTTPGGSVSEGLPDELSVFVWSVQRTTYLKVFRWGNRPFPNEGQILHRLTTGIRSSFPHHYPKPPAINWQKSIFAELESYYPLTVKYFQKMPHGEYDLRRAYWWEQRWREGVKNPQKPRQVVFSQDRRQEAGGRRQEVEGNISPSSPSSPQYDLIYIGGALGSIHAAAMAQLGYKVLLIERLPFGRMNREWNISRDEIQSLINLGLLTAAEVEGIIAREYKDGFNKFFDANNPSHLKAPVLHTPTVLNLALDSEKLLQLCGKKLQTAGGDIWDETEFIRADIDNTQVVVTVKSLISGEETQVSGRLLVDAMGTASPIAWQLNGGRAFDSVCPTVGAIVEGFEPGVWDAQYGDVLYSHGDISRGRQLIWELFPGKGQELTIYLFHYHEVNAQNPGSLLEMYEDFFTILPEYRRCDLDQLVWKKPTFGYIPGHFSVSSSDRTVAFDRLISIGDAASLQSPLVFTGFGSLVRNLERLTTLLDIALKHDLLTSSHLNKIRAYQSNVSITWLFSKGMMVPTGKFIPPQRINAMLNTFFGLLADEPPEIADNFIKDRCDWFTFNRLALKAAFKNPALLIWIWQLAGFRDLLRWLGNYFNYSRHALVSLVVGGWLPQFLKISQSWLEPSFPGLWLQLVAINYAITTGKPRSRQQVIQFHPETSHYTNSQFKIQNSKLVK
- the cimA gene encoding citramalate synthase, which translates into the protein MTTNPSPHIWLYDTTLRDGTQREGMSLSIEDKLRIAYRLDQLGIPFIEGGWPGANPKDVQFFWQLQENPLKQAEIVTFCSTRRPGAIAADEPMLQAILAAGTRWVTIFGKSWDLHVTEGLKTSLEENLAMIRDTIEYLRAQGRRVIYDAEHWFDGYKQNPEYALQTLDTALTAGAEWLVLCDTNGGTLPQEIVAIVQDVNSQFSSPQIGIHTHNDCDLAVANALAAVTAGATMIQGTINGYGERCGNANLCSLIPNLQLKLGYSCIAEHQLSQLTETSRFVSEVVNLSPDEHAPFVGRSAFAHKGGIHVSAVERNPLTYEHIQPEQVGNRRRIVISEQSGMSNVLAKARSVGLELEKEHPQTKLILQKLKELENAGYQFEAAEASFTLLMYQALGKRQQFFEVQGFQVHCDLVEGKETTNSLATIKVAVNGKNILEAAEGNGPVAALDAALRKALVNFYPQIADFELTDYKVRILDGHTGTAAKTRVLVESGSGLQRWTTVGVSTNILEASYQAVVEGLEYGLLLHFQAETALTASS
- a CDS encoding 2Fe-2S iron-sulfur cluster-binding protein: MPKVLAQGKTIECKNQANLRKLLIKNGVNPHNGGAEVINCRGIGTCGTCAVKVEGEVSAANWRDKTRLSLPPHSPEADLRLACQTRVLGDVRVTKFNGFWGQGSQVVWSPEG